CCGGACCAAACGCAAACGTCGCATCATCGTGGAATATCCGCTCCATCAAATCCCAGCTGCGGCGATCGACCGCGTGCGCATAGGCTGCGAGCACGTCCCTGATTTCGTCCTTGTCCGCGAGCGTCAACGTCATGGCCGGTCCTTTCGCTGTCCAGGCGATAGCCCATCGTGCCAACTGCTTCGGCTATCAAATTCGTCGAGCGCGGGCACCCTGTCGATGGTCTAGCCTCGGGCAAACACAGACGAACAGGAGAGAGCCAGTGGCGTTGATTACGGTGTTCGGAGCGAGCGGTCGGCAAGGCATGGCGCAAGTGCGCCAGGCGCTCAAGGCAGGCTACGACGTGCGTGCCCTGTCGCGCCAGCCGGATCCCTTCGCGGGTTTCGATATCGAAGGGATCGACAAGGTCGAAATCCGCCCGGTCGATCTCTACGATACCGACAGCTACCATGATGCGCTCGAAGGGAGCGACTACGTGTTCTACACGCATCCCCTCCAAGCGCGCGCCGATCGCGCGGTGCTGGTGGGGCAGGTCGGTGCCGAAGCTGCCAAGCTGGGGGTGAAGCGGGTCGTCTGGAACACCTCGAGCTGGATCCCCGACAAACCGGGCGAGGCCCACACCTATGCCGGGAACACCGCCGGGATCAACGCGCTGTGGCGCTCCGGTGCGCCGGGCACGGTGTTCGGCTCGGTGCTGTTCATGGACAACCTGCTGACCAACTGGGCGCGTCCGTTCATCGTCAACGAAGGACGCTACGTTTATCCGCACAACCCCGAACTGCAGGCCAACTGGATCAGCCTCGACGACGTCGCGAAGTTCATGCTCGCCTCGCTAGAGCGGCCCGACATGGAGGGTGCCTGGCTCAACATCGGCGGGCCGGAAAGGCTAATCGGCAAGCAGGTCGCGCAGATCCTGAGCGATAGTTTCGGAAAGCCGATCGCCTACGCCCCCTGCACTCCGGCAGAATTCGGTCGCTACCTCGTCGATGCAGCCGGAGACGGCATGCCCGAAGAGGAAAAGGAGCCCTTCGCAGCAGGGATCGCGGCGTTCTATGAATACAACAACACCGCTCCAACGAGGCCGTTCGAGGTCGAAATGGACCACGTGTACGAACGGTTTCCCGAACTTGAGGGCGAACTCGAACCGATGCGCGATTGGGTCGATCGGCAGGACTGGAGCGAAAGCAACCACCGGCCCGCGTTCGGCTAGTCCCGGACGATCGCGCGAGAGACCCGCCGCAGGAATGCGGCGGGTTCTTGCTATTCGGCAGCTTCGGGAATGCTTTCCTGCGCGAAGATGTCGACCAGTTCTGCGTCGCTAGCATTAGCCAGCTTTTCGACCCACTGGTGGAAGACCTGCCCGCCACGTTCATTGCGGCCGAACAGCACTTCCTTGAGCAGTCCGCTCTGCAGCGCCTCGTGCTGGCGCTTGCCGGTCTTGTAGTCTTCGTCGCGCACGACGATCTCGAGGAAGTCGAACTGCTCGTGCGCAGCCTTGATCTTCTCTTCGTCGTCCGGTTCGTGCTCCATCACGTAGAACTGGGTGGTGTAGCTCTCGCCCACCGTATCGCCGGGGAACAGCTGGCTGATCATCGCCCCGCGCAGTCCGCCGCCATAGAAGCTGGCGATCGAGATATGCGGGAAGATCGTCCACACACCCTGGACGAGCACTTCGTAAGACAGGTCTTCGTCGGCCACTTCGGTCAGGTCGATCTTCATGTCGTCCTCGCCCGAGACCTTGATCGCAAATTGTGACGGGGTCGACAGGCGCTGGTGCGGGCCGAACGCGAAGTAGTTGGCGCGATTGTAGAAATCGGCCCCGAAGGTGTTCGCATGGAGCACCGGTAGGTGGTAGAAATCGAGATAGCCGTCGTATGCGGTCTTCCAGTTCGGGCCGCTGAGCGTGCGCTGGCTGAACAAGTGCCAACTTTCGAACCCGAACGCTTCGAGCAGGTCGTCGTAGCCGCACAAGTAGTCGGCGATGTCGAGCTTCGAATTGGGATCGAGCGTCACCCAGATCAGTCCGGCCTTCTCGTATACCGGAAAGTGCGTGAGGCAGTGTGCGGCCTTGTCGATCGCGCCGAAATCCTGCGGGCTGGCGACGCCGATCAATGCGCCGTCGTTCTTGAAGGTCCAGCCGTGATAACCGCAAGTGAACCGCGAAGCGTTGCCCGTGCCGCTGGCGATCGGGTTGCCCCGGTGGCTACACATATTGAGCATTGCAGCCACGGTGCCGTCCTTTTGACGGGTCAGCAGCAGCGGGACGCCGCAAATGTCCATCGCCTTGTAGTCGCCCGGGTTTGGCAGTTCGCATGAGGGGGCCACCATCAGCGGCAAGCGGCGGAAAATCTGCTTCTTCTCGCGCTCGAAAATCTCTGGATCGGTATAGCTCGATGCCGGAATCCTGACCACCTCGTCGGCTAACTCCATCGAGTCCTTGCGGCCATATTCGATCAGCGACCGGGTCATTTCGATAAGCTGGCTGCGCGGCATTTGCCTTCCTTTCCTCGCTGCGGCACCGGCAGAGTCGGATCCCGCTCTTTGAGGTCGATTGTCAGCCGCGCGCGTAGAGGAAACAATTGTCAATTTTGGGTGGGGCGCTAACGAAAATGGCACTTGCCGCTACCGGGCCCGCCAATAGGCATAAGGCCAACCAATCCAGCCCCGGAGGCAACCATCGCTACCACCAACCGCTACGTCGTCATTCGGCAGCGCCCGAAAGGAAATCCGGCAGTCGAGGACTTCTCGATCGAGGAGGAATCGATCGATGCTGTGCCGCCCGGGCATGTCGTTGTGCGTGCCGACACGCTGTCAATCGATGCCTGGATCCGTACGACGCTTGATGATGGAGGTTTCCACGAGGAAGGCGACCTCGGCAGCACTGTTCGCGCTTTCGGCATCGGTGAAGTGATCGAGAGTGCGAGCGATGACCTGGCGGCTGGCGACTGGGTTTACGGGATGCTCTGTGCGCAAACGCATCCTGTTGTGCCGGCAAGCGAACTGACCAAGCTGGACCTTGCGCCGGGGATCGAGCCGTCGGCCTACATCGGCCCGCTGGGCCTGACCACCGGCCTGACGGCCTGGGTCGGCTTGATCGCTGTGGGCGAGGTGGAGGAAGGGGATACTGTCCTCGTGTCCGGCGCGGCCGGGGCGGTCGGGTCATGCGTTGTGCAACTGGCCAAGGCGCGTGGGGCCAAGGCGATCGGCATTGCCGGAGGTCCGGCCAAGTGCGCGTACGTCGTCGACGAACTCGGCGCGGATGCCGCGATCGATTACAAGCACGAGGATGTTGCCGCCCGGCTCGCCGAGCTCGCACCGGAGGGTATCGACGTATTCTTCGACAATGTCGGCGGAGAGATCCTCGATGCTGCACTCGACAATCTTGCGCCCGCAGGAGCACGAGTGGTGATCTGCGGAGCGATTTCGCAGTACCAGGACCTCAACAACGTGCAGGGTCCGAAGCTTTACCTGCGGCTTGCCGAGCGCAACGCATCGATGCGTGGTTTCGTGGTCAGCCACCACGCCGCCCGCTTTGGCGAAGCAAACCAGGAAATTGCCGAGCTTATCCGCAGCGGCAAGCTGGCGTTACGCGAGCATGTGGTCGAGCCGATCGACAATTTCCCCCAGGCCCTGCTGATGCTGTTCACCGGCGGAAACACCGGTAACCTCGTCGTGAGGCCATAAGGGCCCGGCTATTCGCCGAGCGCCTGCCTGCCGAGTTCGATCGCCCCGGTGATCCCGGCATCGTCGCCCAGGCCGGGCGCGACGATGTAGCGCTCGAGTCCGTCGTCAAGGCGCGGATCGACGATGTAGCCGGCCAGCTGGCGTTCGCATTGTCGCCGCACTGAAGCGATCAAGCCCGGCGCGTGCATCACGCCGCCTCCGAATATCAGCCGGTCGGGCATGTGCAGCAGGACCAGCGCTGCCGCCAGGTGGGCGATATAGCTGCCGATCAGTTCGACCGCGTCCTCCCGGTTATCGACCTGGTCGAGGCTTGCCCCCCAGCGATCGGCGATCGCCGGCCCGGAGGCGAGCCCCTCGAGGCAATCTGCGTGAAACGGGCATTTGCCGGGATAAGGATCGCGCGCCAGGTCGCGCGGCGGGCGTATGTGGCCGCTCTCGTAGTGCGAAAAGCCCATCAGCGAGCGGCCGTCCCTGACCAGCCCGGTGCCGATTCCGGTGCCGATGGTGGTATAGGCGAGCGTGCCGCAGCCCTGGCCTGCGCCGCTGTGCCATTCGCCGAGCGCTGCACCGTTGACATCGGTATCGACTGTGATCGGTGCGCCAAACCCAGCCAGCGCATCGTGGAACCGCGCGCCCGACCAGCCCGGCTTGGGGGTGGTCGTGAAGGTACCGTATGCGGACGATGCGGGATCGATGTCGATCGGCCCGAAGCTTGCGATCCCGAAGCTCGCGATCGGCCCGTGCGCCCCGGTTGCCTGGTCAAAGAATTCCCGCATCGCAGCGAAGGTAACAGCCGGGACCGTTGTTGGAACGCGCGTCCGCGCGAGGATATCCCCGCTCGACCGCGCCAGTGCGAGGATGAACTTCGTCCCCCCGGCCTCGACGGCCCCGATCAGTTTTTCGCCCATGCCCCTGGGTAGGGTTGCAAGCTCGCAGTTGCAATCGGTCGCTGCGCCAGCCGAGCGTTGCAGTCAGCGGTGCGCGTTACATGGACAGCTTCACGCCCGCCCACACCGTTCGCGGCGCGCCGAGGTCGATCGAACCGCCCTGGTTGCGGGTGAGGATCGTGGCATCGGTCAGGTTCTCGCCGCGCAGGATGAGCGCAAAGTGGTCCGTCAAAGGGACTTGCACGTAGGCATCGAGCGTGGTCGCTGCCGGGAGTACGTCGGTTTGAAGGTCGTCTTCATACTGCGCGCCGATATACCGGACAGTGGCGGCGAGCCGCCAATGCGGCCCAGGTTGCCAGCTGAGCGTGCCGCTTGCGGCCCACTCGGGGGTCTGGGCGGGGCGCATCCCGTCGAGCGCGGCGGCAAAGCCGCTGCCGCGTGCTACTGCGTCGGTATAGGCGAGCGAGCCGTCGAACCCGAAACTGCCGAGCGAGAGTTGTGCCGTGGCTTCGATTCCGCGTGCATGGATCGCGTCGATGTTCTGCCGTTGGCGCAGGTTGGTCGCGATGGTGACATTGGCGATCGCATCTTTCACCCGGTTATCGAATGCTGTCAGCGTGAACTTGACCGCACTGCTCGGCGCGAAGTCGATCCCCGCTTCGTAGCCGACGAGGCGTTCGTTCCTGAGGTCCGGATTGGCCTCGGTCGTGACCGGGAACACCACGAACGGGCGGTAGAGTTCGTTGAGGGTCGGCAGTCTTAGTCCGGTATACGCAGCAGTTCGTATGGCCAGGCCGCCTCCCACGTGCAGCAGCGCGCCGCCGCGATACGATCCCTCCCAACCCGAGCGGTCGGGATAGCGCGAGTCCTGCACCAAGGACGTGTCCGGCGCGCGCGCGATATAGAAGCCGTTGCGGATCGTGTAGCGGTCGGTCCGAGCACCGGCGGTCAGGGTCAGCGGGCCGAGCGACCAGTCGTCCTCGATGAAAAGGCCGAGATCGGTGTTGGTGCCGCCCGCGTTGCGCCGCTGGGTGATCATCCCCGAGAATGCGCTGATCGCATCTTCGTAGAGCTGGCCCGACGAACGGCGGTAATCCGTGCCGAGCCGCAAGACATGGCCGCCGCCAACCGGCGGGCGCAGTTCGAGCTTGCCGCCGATCCCGGTCGCAGGCGTGTTGCTCTGATCGAGCACGGGAGTGAAGCGCGAGGAGCTGATGACGACGTTTGTGAAGTTGCGCGCCTGGATATAGGCGAGCGCATCGAATTGCCATTTGCCGCGACCGACCAGTCGCACGCTGGCATCCTGCCCCTCCATCGAGTTGTCTGCCCCGGCGAAGCGCAATGTGCGATCGTCGTGGAAGGCAAGCCCGCGCGCCTGCAGCTCGACCGTGTCGGAAAGCGGCGCGACCCCGCGCAACTGGACCGACCAGCTGTCGTATCTGGCGCGCACGCTGGCCGGCACCCGCTGGTCGAGCGGCGTGGTCCAGAAGCCCATCCCGCGATCCCATCGGCCGGACACGGTAGCGAAGCCCGCGCCAAGCTGCGGAGCGATGGTGGCGGCCAGTTCGGTCTCGCCGCGATCGTCGACCAGCGCCTGCCCGCTTGCAGGCCCGAGCGTTTGCGCATCGGCGCTGGTAAGCTCGATCGTTCCGGCGAGGGCCCCGGCGCCGAACGGGCCCGAACCGCCGCCGCGAGTGACTCGTGCGCTGGCGAGCCGCTCGGGCGCGATCGCGCTCAAGGGAACATAGCCGAAGAACGGGTCGCTCATCGGCACTCCGTCGAGCAGCACCAACGCCCGGCTGGTCGCGTTGCCACCAAGTGCGCGCAGGGTCACGCCTTGCGCGCTGGGATTGGCCGAGCGGCTGTCCGACCGGCGAAACTGTTGGAACCCGGCGATCGAAGACAGGGCGTCTTCGATCCGGCCAGAGCCTAAGTCGTTGAGCTGGCTGCGGGTGAGCACTTGCGTGTCGTATGCAGGACTGGCCGGCGTGGTCGGTAGTCCGAGGCCGGTCACCACGATGACTTGTTCGCGAGCCGGCTTTCCGGTTTCGGATGGCTTTGCCGGGTCGCTCACCGCCTGGGCATGCGCCGCCAACGGGAACAGGATACAAGCCGAGACGGAAGCGGTCAGCCGAGATATCGTCGGTCGAATCGTCTTGTTCCCATTCGTTTCGCGCGAATTGGCGGTGGCTACCGCAGCCCCGACACCGAAGTCCACTGCGGACGGTGGACCATTCGGCCGGGCGAAGGAACCCCGGTCAGGCGAGATCTCGTGCACAGTAGGAAAAATTTCCCCACTCATGGATTAGACTGCGACGACGAGCCGTTTCCTTCGCAGAGCATCGCTTTTGATGCACGACAGCAGAAGGGATTCCGACCGATGAAACTATCCATTGCCGCCGCCGCCCTGGCGCTAGCTACCGCCCATGTCGCCAGCGCTGCGGTCCCGCAGATGTACGAACAGCAAGTGGCCCAACAGGAAGAGAAGATGATCTTCGCCAAGCCGATCGCGGGCATCGAGAACAAGTACTGGTTCCACTACCGCGTCAAGGTTGTCGCCGCGCGCAAGGACCTGGTGAGCGACCTTGGCCGCGCCGACGACATCAAGGATCGCCGGCACGCCTGGGACGAATACAACACCCGCCTGCAGAAGCAGCGCATGTGGTACATTACCAAGATGGCCCGGAAGGGGTATCGCAGCGATCCTGCAAATCTCGGCTAGAGGCGCCGAACTGCCACCACTCACGAAACAATGACGGAGCCGGATATTTCCGGCTCCGTTCGTTTGTGCGGTCACCGAAGGTTGATCAGTCGACCTGCCAGCCGTCTGCTCTCGCGGCCTGCTCTTCTTCCGCGTCGAGCGCTGGTCCCTTCGCCATTTCCTGGGCCCGGGCGAGCAGCTTGGCGTCGGCTTCGCCCGCCTGCGCGAACTGCGTGCCCGGCGATACCGAGCCTGACGCAGTATCGACCAGCCGCCAACCGCCGGGGCTCCGGCAAGCGATCCCGCTTTGCCCAGTCGAACGGAACACCCGGCAATACTGCCCGCCTTTGTCCTCGAAG
Above is a window of Tsuneonella mangrovi DNA encoding:
- a CDS encoding SDR family oxidoreductase, producing the protein MALITVFGASGRQGMAQVRQALKAGYDVRALSRQPDPFAGFDIEGIDKVEIRPVDLYDTDSYHDALEGSDYVFYTHPLQARADRAVLVGQVGAEAAKLGVKRVVWNTSSWIPDKPGEAHTYAGNTAGINALWRSGAPGTVFGSVLFMDNLLTNWARPFIVNEGRYVYPHNPELQANWISLDDVAKFMLASLERPDMEGAWLNIGGPERLIGKQVAQILSDSFGKPIAYAPCTPAEFGRYLVDAAGDGMPEEEKEPFAAGIAAFYEYNNTAPTRPFEVEMDHVYERFPELEGELEPMRDWVDRQDWSESNHRPAFG
- a CDS encoding aromatic ring-hydroxylating oxygenase subunit alpha, translating into MPRSQLIEMTRSLIEYGRKDSMELADEVVRIPASSYTDPEIFEREKKQIFRRLPLMVAPSCELPNPGDYKAMDICGVPLLLTRQKDGTVAAMLNMCSHRGNPIASGTGNASRFTCGYHGWTFKNDGALIGVASPQDFGAIDKAAHCLTHFPVYEKAGLIWVTLDPNSKLDIADYLCGYDDLLEAFGFESWHLFSQRTLSGPNWKTAYDGYLDFYHLPVLHANTFGADFYNRANYFAFGPHQRLSTPSQFAIKVSGEDDMKIDLTEVADEDLSYEVLVQGVWTIFPHISIASFYGGGLRGAMISQLFPGDTVGESYTTQFYVMEHEPDDEEKIKAAHEQFDFLEIVVRDEDYKTGKRQHEALQSGLLKEVLFGRNERGGQVFHQWVEKLANASDAELVDIFAQESIPEAAE
- a CDS encoding NADP-dependent oxidoreductase — its product is MPLPGPPIGIRPTNPAPEATIATTNRYVVIRQRPKGNPAVEDFSIEEESIDAVPPGHVVVRADTLSIDAWIRTTLDDGGFHEEGDLGSTVRAFGIGEVIESASDDLAAGDWVYGMLCAQTHPVVPASELTKLDLAPGIEPSAYIGPLGLTTGLTAWVGLIAVGEVEEGDTVLVSGAAGAVGSCVVQLAKARGAKAIGIAGGPAKCAYVVDELGADAAIDYKHEDVAARLAELAPEGIDVFFDNVGGEILDAALDNLAPAGARVVICGAISQYQDLNNVQGPKLYLRLAERNASMRGFVVSHHAARFGEANQEIAELIRSGKLALREHVVEPIDNFPQALLMLFTGGNTGNLVVRP
- a CDS encoding ROK family protein, with protein sequence MGEKLIGAVEAGGTKFILALARSSGDILARTRVPTTVPAVTFAAMREFFDQATGAHGPIASFGIASFGPIDIDPASSAYGTFTTTPKPGWSGARFHDALAGFGAPITVDTDVNGAALGEWHSGAGQGCGTLAYTTIGTGIGTGLVRDGRSLMGFSHYESGHIRPPRDLARDPYPGKCPFHADCLEGLASGPAIADRWGASLDQVDNREDAVELIGSYIAHLAAALVLLHMPDRLIFGGGVMHAPGLIASVRRQCERQLAGYIVDPRLDDGLERYIVAPGLGDDAGITGAIELGRQALGE
- a CDS encoding TonB-dependent receptor plug domain-containing protein yields the protein MSDPAKPSETGKPAREQVIVVTGLGLPTTPASPAYDTQVLTRSQLNDLGSGRIEDALSSIAGFQQFRRSDSRSANPSAQGVTLRALGGNATSRALVLLDGVPMSDPFFGYVPLSAIAPERLASARVTRGGGSGPFGAGALAGTIELTSADAQTLGPASGQALVDDRGETELAATIAPQLGAGFATVSGRWDRGMGFWTTPLDQRVPASVRARYDSWSVQLRGVAPLSDTVELQARGLAFHDDRTLRFAGADNSMEGQDASVRLVGRGKWQFDALAYIQARNFTNVVISSSRFTPVLDQSNTPATGIGGKLELRPPVGGGHVLRLGTDYRRSSGQLYEDAISAFSGMITQRRNAGGTNTDLGLFIEDDWSLGPLTLTAGARTDRYTIRNGFYIARAPDTSLVQDSRYPDRSGWEGSYRGGALLHVGGGLAIRTAAYTGLRLPTLNELYRPFVVFPVTTEANPDLRNERLVGYEAGIDFAPSSAVKFTLTAFDNRVKDAIANVTIATNLRQRQNIDAIHARGIEATAQLSLGSFGFDGSLAYTDAVARGSGFAAALDGMRPAQTPEWAASGTLSWQPGPHWRLAATVRYIGAQYEDDLQTDVLPAATTLDAYVQVPLTDHFALILRGENLTDATILTRNQGGSIDLGAPRTVWAGVKLSM